In a genomic window of Sarcophilus harrisii chromosome 4, mSarHar1.11, whole genome shotgun sequence:
- the CSRP1 gene encoding cysteine and glycine-rich protein 1, which produces MPNWGGGKKCGVCQKTVYFAEEVQCEGNSFHKSCFLCMVCKKNLDSTTVAVHGEEIYCKSCYGKKYGPKGYGYGQGAGTLSTDKGESLGIKHEETPGHRPTTNPNASKFAQKIGGSESCPRCGQAVYAAEKVIGAGKSWHKSCFRCAKCGKGLESTTLADKDGEIYCKGCYAKNFGPKGFGFGQGAGALVHSE; this is translated from the exons ATGCCGAACTGGGGAGGAGGCAAGAAATGTGGCGTGTGCCAAAAGACAGTTTACTTTGCCGAAGAGGTTCAGTGTGAAGGCAACAGCTTCCACAAGTCCTGCTTCCTGTGCA TGGTTTGCAAGAAGAATCTGGATAGTACAACTGTGGCTGTTCATGGTGAAGAGATTTACTGCAAGTCCTGTTATGGCAAGAAGTATGGTCCAAAGGGCTACGGCTATGGTCAGGGAGCTGGAACACTGAGCACTGACAAAGGGGAGTCGCTGGGCATCAAGCATGAGGA GACCCCTGGACACAGACCCACCACCAATCCTAATGCGTCCAAGTTTGCCCAGAAGATAGGAGGGTCCGAAAGCTGCCCTCGGTGTGGACAGGCTGTCTATGCTGCGGAAAAAGTGATCGGAGCTGGGAAG TCCTGGCACAAGAGCTGCTTCCGATGTGCCAAGTGTGGCAAAGGCCTGGAGTCCACCACCTTGGCAGACAAGGATGGAGAAATTTACTGCAAAG GATGTTATGCCAAAAACTTTGGACCCAAAGGATTTGGCTTTGGCCAAGGAGCTGGGGCTTTGGTCCATTCTGAGTGA